The sequence TACTAGGTTAGAGATCATCTAGGCTAGGAAAGCAATAAACTTACAAATATAGGAGATTAAAGTTTTAATTATAGATCTAAGAGGGATGTTGGGATTACAAATTGTAGAGTGCCATAAATGTGGGGGATGATATCAAAGGAAGGTAAGACATATTTTCATGAGGTCATCAAAAGAAGAGAGAATAATAATGTCCTTAACTATTTGAATATTAAAGACCAAGTTGTAGGATATGATTTAATAGTTATCAGCATTTCAAAGCAAAATAAGAACTTGGAAGATATATGtgtatatttaaaattaaaatggtGGTGATCTTATCAAATTAGAAAATAACAATATTAGTGTTTCTTAGGATACTTTTGAAATCACAATGATCGAACTTGGGAATGTTACACATGGGAGGCTTGGTGTACCTTAAAACTACCAAGCAATATTGTTTGATCAATCATGCTATCTCCATGAGAACATATCAAATAGAATTCTTAATATTAGTTAACAAGTCAATGTAATAGATAATGGATAGCGTGAATGTTAAGTCAAAGCCTCTTCTAAAAAAGTCAAAGATTGAGGGAGCATAATGTGTGGTAGAGAGTTTAAATACTAGCTTGTTTTTTCAATCTTGAATACTAATGGGGGAGGAATTGGGATAAGatcaagataaaggaaagcatggaTGAGAAACAGTATAAAAATCGGAGAGTTGAAGAAGAGATAAAGAATCCAACCCAGTTGAACACTAGCAAGGTAAAGGAGGCTTAGGATTAGGCTTCATGGtgatcaaattttttatttttctaagtttCATTCtaaatttcccctctcatttttttTTAGGACTAGGAAAAAAATTGTCTTTTAATCTTTGTAATTACCCTATTGGTCGCCCTATTCATTCATTTTCTTAAAAGAGGCTTAGACATAAGAATCCCAAACATCATTTTGTGTATCAAATTCCTAATTaacattgaaaatattgtgtaatccCTTCATGCCAAGATGGTGGTAGAGATTGAAAATAATTGCCTGGTAAATTCAAGGTACACCAATATTCCCAAGTACGACAATCCCGAGATTGATCTTTAGGCATTCAAAATCCTCTCAAGAAACAATGAAATTATCATTGTTAGAGTTGAAAAGAGAAATTATACAACCATAATTTTGAATAGTCACTAGAATGTCTCTAGAATTCTTGGTTTTCTTAATATCTCTCATCCACTTAAGGAATTTGCTGAATACTCTCTCCAATTTTTTTTGAGATATtccttaaaataataaattaatatttgaaAAACAAATATTACGCCTCTAAACTATATTTGGATTATTTTAACAATGTGTATGCATAATTCTTTCCATTTTTACGAGGCTTCTACCAAAGAGAGTGCCGAGCTGATTCCTTTCGATGACTATATCATATACATGATTTAAAATACACTTAATTTGTTGGTAGGTTTTAATAAATGCTAAATATTGAGGTcgtgtttgtaatgtattttatatttttagCTACCATATCATTCATTGCGTTCATTTCCATTCAAAGACTTTTAAGATTtatttgataatataattattttttatttattacaaCTTTACTTAgcacattttaaataaaattattgttcataatgtatatgcaagaataataaaataattttacttTTATATTTACATCAAATTTTAGCAACTGTTTAAAAATAGAGAGTGAAATTACGCAATCAATGAATAGAGGCTCACAAAAAATAGTTAGAATTTGAATGGAAAAAGCATGTGAAATAGTATGCACAAGTTTTCATGGATAATTTATGGAGCTAGTAGTCTTATGGATAGTAAAATTGTTACTTATTTTTAAACATTTctcttaaataatatttttaaatgaaatatgGTGAAGCCACATGTTTTTAAGAGCAACTCCTTATTTTTAGACTCCTTTTTTCAAATCTTATTTTTCAATAGTTAACCACCTACTGCTCCATTAAAATAAGGAATGATTTCAATTTATTCTTTTTCCTGATTAAAAAATTACAGGAAAACACTCTAGCTACATTAATTTAAACAAAAAGTATTTATAAACAGTTGCATAGAAACGTAAGATAATAAAAGTTAATGAAACAAAAGAAACTAATATATATTTATGAaccttttaaaaaattaaataacaataaaaGTAGAAATATATTGTAATCTAGTGCCACTAACTTTGCAAGAATATAGCTGAAACACAATCTGGACAATATACCCATCATTATAGTCTCATTATACTCTCGATTAATTGTGAGACAATCAAGGAATTGAAACCTTTGCATTGCTAAACATGGTCTGGACAATATATCCATTATTGTAGACATGGAATAAACAAGGAAATTCCAAATACTTTGCATTGCTATTTTGTACATGAAAGCAAATAGACTGAAAGTAATCGAACATGAATATTTATATGATTTAAAATCCTGAGTCAATAACACTATTTAGTTCCAACATTATATTGCAATTATTTTGTTTAACAAAGTGTTCCTTTATAACGCTAGACCCATTGATTCAATAATGTATTGCCTGTATTTGAAAATTTTAGCAATGCCCTTTGGAGTATTTCATTACCTTGTTTTCACAAATCAAACATCCCATGTAATGACTAGTTGTTTTAGTTTTCTCCATTGCAACTGAGCCTGTAGCGAAGAATACAATgatgatttcttcttgtctggTTATGATACAGTATACAAAGTAAAGAACTTTATGATATGACAAAAGTGTAATGTAAGAAGCATTTGAGGGAAAACAGGAGTTCCACGACCCTGCGAGAGGACCACACCTTCAAGTCATTAAAGCCAAATTCCCCATTCCATTAATTAGATGTTAGTAAGCGCTAGAGTATTTCCTGGCAGTTGTTTCGCCCGTCTAATTAGCTGTAAGGAACAGCCTAAATTAGGGCAAGTCATGTTGGATTCCACGCGTCCAACATTTGACCACCACCAAACAGTTCAAGGGTTCCCTATTAATTCAACGCTTCACTAGCACCGCTTGTCGTACACTGAGCAGCAGCACTGTGAGATTTACAAGTTCAATGGAGACACAGTTTTCAAGAAGTACTATGAGATTTATGGCTCGACCAAAAAGGTACAAGCGGTCCAGGCCATGCTTTTTAGAGAAAGAAGTACAAGGGGAGCAAGAGCAGCAGCAGCTGGCTGCTTATACCCTCATGATGATTTCTCATGCTTATGGAATGACATTTGCTCCTGCACCCAGATTAAGTTTTCCCAGCAAGAGGAAATCAGAGTGGCTTTTGGAGGGGTTTGATTTTGAGGCAGATTTCACAGAAATGCCAGGGCTGAAGGAGGAGAATGAGAAAAAAAGGAATGCCAGGGCATGCAGAAAGAGGAAATTGTTCTCTTTAGAAGCTTTGGACAGAAAAAGGGAAAGCATAAATAACATTTCAAAGTCCTTGCAGGGGCACAAAGAAGTTGCCTCTTCTTCTACCAAAGAAAAGATTCACAAATGCCTGATTTGTGGGAGGGGTTTTACGAGCGGTAGAGCCCTGGGTGGGCACAAAAGTGCTCACACAAGATATAGATCTATTGATGCAACATCACGCCCTCAAGCATTTTTCTAACTAAATTACTCTTCTTCTAGGATCCTAGTTTCAATTGATTATTCATTCGAACAAGAGAATTCTTCAATTATAGTTGTGGGTTGTCAAGCAATGTTCATGTATATTCTTCTATATCTATGCCCATTATTTAGTTTTTAACAATGCCCTTTATGACATTTTTTTATGGCATTATCTTTCATATCCACAGGTtttcttggagtgcctttttccgCCATTATCATTCCTGGGTTTGCACTATGCACCAGTTTTAGGGCCTGGAGTTTACACCTTGTAACTATAGTTAATATTTTATGCTAAAAGGATTTATATAGCCATGCTCAGTTGATTTATGTTTTGTTGCATTTGTCTCTATTGTGTGTCTGTGCATGCATGCAATGATATGATAAATCATAAATTGGGTTTTAACTCTCCTGCATATGCTAATCAATTGTTAATGGGAGTGAATATATAGGACATGTTAAAAGCGTCTATAGAATGTTTCAATTCCTTCTCATAATTCTGTAAGTCAATCGTGCTTGGTACATAGTCTAGTTAAGAATATATGAATTATCAGATGTAACTTTCCAGGAGCAGCTTTATCGAGTTTAGTAGTATACgtcatttttctattatttctagTAGCATATAACTATAACCTGCATGAACCATAGATTTAATCAGGAATACTTGAGATTGTCTTAACAGAGTGAAGTTTGAGGTTCTAGGACTCTTTTATTTTTTGGATATACTCGAGAAAAATACCATCGTCATCTGATCCTGTGCTTGTGAGCATTATTATTTATTATCTTAAAAATTACAGAATGTATGTCGATCTGTGTCTGGATAATAGTTACGTTGCGTCTTTGGTTGAAAGGCAGTGTGCTccaatttggttttcaatttctatcaaaaaaggaaaagctctatcCTCAGGCTGTGTAAATACATCTGTTGTGTTTTTGCTTGTGAGCATGCTGATTTATCATATAAACTATGTACATGTTTTAGATGATTGTGTTTCTTGATACGTAATTGCTTTTCGACTTTGGTTTCTTGACTAACTCCATCTATATTTTTTGTGGGGCGCCTCCAAGTTTCCTTACCATGCaataatttttctttctttatatTTGATAAAATGTATATCACAGTATATTTTTGCTCTCATTTCCTCACCTGAAGCCTACTGATGTTTAAGGCTTTTCATTCTGCCATTTAAATATGATTAATGCATCAGAAATGATATCAAGCAACCATGGTTAAATTCTTCCCGTTGGAAGACGAAAAGCTTTAGAAAATTCCTAGAGGAAAGACATTATAGTTAATAATAATAAGATAGGTTCAAGTCTTCTATGTATTTCAGATGTCCCTCAGGCTGGTAGTTTGCTTTCTCAGTACCCAATATGTCTTTCATCTTCTAGATGATTTTCTAACCGTAAGATTAGGAAAAGTTTTACAATGTTGATCACACagcttcaatttttttctattttcagcCTCCAAAATTTATCAGATACCAAGCCACACATCCTTTTTTAATATGGCCAATGTTATTCTTCTCTTTTGTTTCTATCTTCACGTGgtcaattttattatagttaatatTGCGATGGTATTCTACTGGTTTCAGAGTTCTCATCTAGGAGCTTACCTGAGAGGTATTATGATTAATTGACTGTTCTTAAGATTCTGTAGTATTGAGCACACGTGTTCTGCCTTAATTTTTTGATAGATTTTGGATTGGAAGATAAGGAATTGAAAAGAACTGTGATCTATTACTTCTCTACCCATCATTTAGACTTTCAGAGTATTGACACAATTCCTCCTTGTTTATTCTGTCATCCAGAGCTTTATGCAAGCATCAAAAAAATTACAGATAGTGATATGGCATATAAGCATATATGACTTAATGATGGAAGAAGAACTTCTATAACTTGACTTGTTGTATCTAATGATACTTGGGACAATAGCTGATATATATTGTCATATACCACATAGACATATGCATAGATATAATATGGATGTGACAATCATGTTGGTCCTTTTCGTAATCATGTGGATAATTCTTGTATaggtatgatattgtatatatacatCTAATATAGTACTTTTATTATTTGATGAGGAGATACTTTATGAGTCAATTGTTATGATCAATTATGTGTATTGATCAAATTGTTGTCATAGTTGATGTAAATTGACACTAGGTGAAATACATTTTAGTGACCAATCAAATATGTAACAATGTGTATTCATGTAAGTGAACTACAATGTCTCTAATCTCATTACATAGGCAAGACCATCTGGATGAACCCTCCAAGCATAGACTAATCCTTAAGtcttttccatataaaatttgtttcATATCTGTAATTTGAGTATTTCATACAATTAAGAGTTAATTGTGTATTAAGTTTGGCAGACTTCTTGTAGGTATAGGTTAATGGAAGTGGAATATACAATATATTGTGGGATAATGTCAGAGTAACAATTGATCATTTAAACATCCatcttaattaattaagttgtataAACGTGTAATGATATTGAGTAGTATAGTATAATGAGTTATACTTTATGCTCCTAGCTTAGATTATTTGGATAAAATTGGAAAGGTATATTTTGTGCATAAAATGGAACAATAATTGATTAAAAAGGCAAAATTGTAATTTAGTAAAGATATATGGATGACAATTGTGTATCATGTTGTCCTTAATTGAGTATGTATCATCATTGCAACCATTCTATTTTTTATCGCACCTTGCCATTGTTGAGATGTATTCCTCATCATTTTATGCAATATCCTTGAAAACTTCCCACGGTAAAAAGGATCAATAATTTCATCCAAATTGCACTACAATTTATTGCTTCATCCTGTAAAGAGAAGGAGAATCCCTTGAAAAGTTAGTTCACATGTTTACCTCATTGTCATATAAAAATTATTTGATCATGTTGATAGCCATGTGGAATCATCttttcctctttgttttccttgtgGTACATGTGCTTTACTCATAACTATTCAAAATTATTCATTAAATCCTAGTAGCATAAGTAATGTTATTAAACTTCCAATTTTGGTATTTGTTTTTTTAAATGACATTTATAGTTGTTACTGAATATCCTTTTATAACAAAAAAATCAGAaatgagtttatatatatatagtttgggTCATATGTCTTGGCCTAATAGATCTTTTTTGCCCCAAAATCAACAACTTGGTAGTCAATTTATAAGTTATTATCCTTTCTAATCATGATGGAGGCTCAAATTTGACCCAAAATTATCTTAAAGCATGACTACACTCTAGATTTGATAACCAATTCCCAACTTGACACCCTAGTAAATCTAACGTCCAATAACCAACTAAGACAACAAAAAAGGTAGATATCAATTTATCAAGCACTCTAGATGTACTAGTGAACTTAGATCTAATTGAACAAACTCTCAAAATGTACTTACAATAAAATCCAAAAGAGGTATCCCGAAAATCTTGTATTTCTATCCCACCTTTTTAATTCTTCAAATAATCCAAGGATGTAAGCACTGTTacctttaagaaaccccctctcaaaaaaatgTATAAGATATTGGCAAATATTTacttatattttaaataataataatgtttattagCGAATATttccttttttaaaagaaaaatattaatttttttggcgaattttttatatcatttttttggtttaaaatattgGTGAGTGTTGAAAAATAATACAAGTATGCATTAActactattgcaaatcctttcctttcatttaaaaaaatagtttttaataaaaaattaaaggctagaaggtggaaatcattaatgactTTAAGGGGTAGGCTCTACATTATTTAGTTTCTacaattaacttaaaataatctaatagccctctttgtattttgtgagataaaatataCCAACAATTTTTAGTACTCATCggaccaaaattttattttaaacaattgattttcattgaggtcaacaattgaaaAGCAATTTCAAACTCcacaagcattacaacttgtaggtataatttacctcatggaatacaatgatggtcattagattatatttcaaatcaatggtggcaactaaaattgttgatataaccctaaagtaactaataattatgatacattattggtgaattaatttagatttttacAGTAATttataaaatgttggcgaatcTAATCCAATTATGTATCGAATATTGTGGCAAATCTTTgagttaaaataattaataaaataaattctttggtgatttaaataacaataaaataaaaatttgtaaaaatgtggtgatttgggtcaccttaaaaggtgaatttattagccaaattttgattcccaaatttcaaaaactagccaattggcaaatattagccactaaaaatttcACTCGATGTAAGTGAAGAGCATATTGAATTCTTCAAGATATACTAATATTTTCATCAAGGATCTCCTAAAAGAGCAACCAAATGCACTCAAATTACTTTGATTCCATGTAAGATTCAACTATGGAGATAACCATCCAATATCTAAGGCCTTTGGAAAGCATATGATACTTAGAAGACTaatatggaaaaaaattattcTATTCCTATCAAATAATACAAACAGAAAGGACATGGATACAAGATTACAAGagaaccccttggttatatagaccAAAGCTAGTCATAGGACAACATAAGATTTTAATGAGTGTTTTACTCTTATGATGTGATACATAAGGTTATAAGTATCCTATGTGAACCCCAAGTAAGTTTAAGTTATAATATGTGAGGGAGATAATAGAGAACTAATTAGGTAATACCACTATTTGTATAAAAGAAAATGTCCAACTAAAAATGTAGGAATATAAGATATGTGGAGAAATGGTTAGTCATGACTCTAATTGATTTTATGAAGGATCTCAAGAGGGTTCATCCATATTGATGCATATTTTTATTATGTGCTATTTTGAGAGGTGGTAGGAAACTTTATCAAACCATAAAATGACTTAAAAATTATAACATATTCTCAAAAAAGATAAATTTATAATTTCTCtagaaatatttaatattatttcctAGAAAAATTTATATTTATCATACACTTCATTCACATAtatgatattttaaaaaatatggCATTTTTATAGTCCATAATAGTTTTCTATAATATTTTCGGACTGAAATATGTATAGATATTATAAAAGATGACGTTTCGTATATAGTTCATAATCCATCATTAAGATGAGAAGAATATGATAGGAAAGTCTATAAGTAGGGAAATAAGAAGGGGAAACATAAAAAGGTAGGGATTAAGGATAAATAATTATTGACATGTTAAGAGACCAAATAAAATGAAaggataattaaaaattaaaatacctacatgattatatatattaaaataataaatgagcGCCCACAAGAAGTTGATTCTACTTCTACTCGAAGTTTTTTCCTTAGAAAAAGACATCAAAAAGTGTTGATAAAAAAACACATTTTGTATATAATGAGTACCCATTATGATTTGGGATCCCAAGGAAAAAAGTAAAATTGACCATAaccattattattaaaaaaatatcacTAAACtatttattgatttaaaaatggGTACCCATTTCTCAAATAACAAGCACTCATTCTATTAGAAATAGGTATTTGTGTTATAAATTTGAAATTGTAGACACTTAAACTTGCTCCATTAGGAACACCGCTAGTTATTCcgctatattaattaaataattttaaatatttaattaatctaattttatttttttgaattaatatTCCTATTTTTCATcacaaaataattatttaatttttgccttgatcatttattcaattaattcctttcttcttcaaattacctaaataattttattatttaattaattttgatcattcactttaattaaatgatctttattatttaattaagtttaatttctattttctcgtaattaaataatttcttttaattatttaattatctaattatgtgctcgaaattaaataaatctattaaatttaTCTAATCTAATTTCAAATCAACTAAATTTCCTCCaaattgaaatttaatttaatttatcattaattatgatttcatttcatttaaaattttcaaaaaaccaaattcaaattaaataaaattttgttaTAATGTCCTACATCACATGTCAAATTCCTAACTACCACTGAcattgagccaaatgatgaatcACCCTTTCTTGACTAATTAATCaatccaaaaaactaatcaatcaaatcagtctTCTAATAAATCAagtcagttaactattcaatcacATTTCTTGATTAACAAATCAATTCTATTTGATTCTCAATCAAACTAGTTATAATCAGTCTAGTTGATCTCTTGATCAGATGAGCAATTTTCAGCCACCAACTTGTCACAttgaatctcaaccattgattgatTCAGTTCTCAAATGAATCTCAACAATCCAAACAATCTTTTTtgaatctataaattgaacatcaatTTCCCTTTTACAGCAAccactatcttcaaattcttgtgtcATCACCCTATAGGTTTTCATAGCACAACTTGGAGAGCCAACATCCTATAAGAAGTAGAAGAACAATAGAAGCATTACATTTGGATTCAATAGGGGGTTTCGatatatttttttagaaaaaaatatagaaaattatATTGTTGAATCTATTAAATAGGCTTTTATTGATGTTACATTCAAAATTAACTAATCCAATTGGGTTTCAGTGGTTAACATGATAATCTAATTAAATCTGATGAATTTCTCCATATACAAAAATGCCCATCCATGTTGTTCTTGGTTTTGGTTTGAGAAAGGCCTTGAAACTAACCTAGGTTAGGTATGAAAGGACGTGTTGATACCTGGTTGttggatgcaacaagataaaaCAAGTAGTATAATATAAATTTCCTACATGAAGTCTAACAAAATATATGCTACAAGATAGGAGTGGTGAAATGAGGTATCAGTGTAGATAAGACAACTAGATAAAAAATTTCAATGTGAAGAGGATGTGCACATACCAATTCCTACCCATCAAAAATAGACATTAGCAATATGACTCATAGGAATAAATTCAAATTAAAGTATTAGAAACAATGCAAGTAGAGGGGACACTTAATATAccataaaacaacaaaaaatgatAGTTCAATTTTATACAGTACCACATTGCCAATTATAATAGATAGTTAATGTAGTACCCCTTTCTCGATCAGAGTTtcagactcatgtttgacttcagttgacttctTTAGTGGATACATTTGATGGGGTTTGCCTAGCTTGCCCGTagttcacctagttggtgttgctcaattccaccaacctctccaggtctagctttgctccaagacctccaagtccttctcaatctcttctacgGCTTGTTCTTTGCCAATGTCAAGGTATTTGaaacaagtgtttaactaggaacccaaccattaccaagtgacttccatatgctcaattgtgctatcttgacaacaacttgtcaaattAACCCACATATtgttgtgagtcattgcagaggtgtggaggtagaaATTAACATGGAATGAATTCTATTTGGGTCCATTTGTCATTTTTTCATTATCTttcctaccgatttcaccattttgcctagaaatagggctacaaggaatgaaccCCTATTAGGCCTTCAAAAtctggttttcaagggttttgaggaaaacagtccaaaagaccctacaaaaaggtttttttttcttcaaaaaatcaCCCAACCCTAAGATAATTTTGTGGTTTTGGTTTCGCCACTCgctgtacaatgccctaacccgaaaatggggTTTTTGAAGGGTTTATAGGCCTCCTAACCCACAATGCTTGATCAATTTAGTGAAATGGGTATCTCCAAGTCTTATCAAGGCTTCTACTTGCAATGGAAACTCTGTATGGGCTTCATGGACCTCTCCAAATTATTTGGTTGTGTTTTTAtgttcacctctgcactatgctctcaaatttcaccctgtcttctctagtcgggttgctcctggactcacctagaacaaggtggatACCATGTCAATATTCACTTCCAGAAATTTTTCCTACATATATATACTATACAATGGGTTTCCTTTCATGTCCCAACAAGCCATGGTAGCAcgaagggattttatggggcaaccattttacaagaaattgctatttataagccaaaactggctgattggaaacaaaacaatgaaaacactaacacaccCTATCTAAAAAGCATGAAATAAAACAAATGAATCTGAAATATACTAAATAACTTCAATCCATAACCGGATCAATGGATTGAATTGATTTGTATTCACATTTTAGGCAAAATAAgaccaaaacagtgataacagtccgaaaatgagtagtttcagattgttggtCATGCAAAATTGAACTTCCAGCCTTGGTAACCATGTAAGAGGAGGTTTAAGTAGTCTTCCCTATGTGTAAAGACATTATAGGgaattgtgctatccctaactccactgCTAAGCTCTTTTTAGGATAAAAGttttcatgacaacttttacaactttccacttttttctttgccaacctatgcaacctatttcaagtcattacttGTGACTTTTTAAGAATTCCTAATaccattctaaacctctctaattctcacaccaattttttccacttttgaccaTTAAGAAGGCCAATCTCAactactcaaactactacctattcacaaagtgcaaacctaggaagaaaaccaactcaactaggcctacacttgactcaaataaaacatcacacacactccttggaccctcctggagtccttattaggaacttGAATTGGATAAGGTCAATACAAGCCACAATTATGAAATGACTATGAGCCTAattcttaggtgctcctgcaccattctcccaaacaaaataaACTAAGTCACCTCCTTGGGGATCATATTTTGATGAATACCTAagttcttaaactctatctcaagcacccatgtagcttctgcatcatccataccctgccatttgattaggtgctcccaatagatttgatgccttgtcttcttagcgGTCCTTAaactcaataccttttcagcctttggatttggtctTGCTAGTATTTGGAGGTTgtttacatcatctgatacctttgagtgactacaatctaaaccttgaattggtcctttataagcaactaagtctgctatgttgaaaactggtgacaatcctatgtcactaggtcggtccaccttgtatgcattttctccacacttggctagaatggcacatggacccaaccttctcatttgcaacttgttgggtactcct is a genomic window of Cryptomeria japonica chromosome 7, Sugi_1.0, whole genome shotgun sequence containing:
- the LOC131856528 gene encoding uncharacterized protein LOC131856528 — encoded protein: METQFSRSTMRFMARPKRYKRSRPCFLEKEVQGEQEQQQLAAYTLMMISHAYGMTFAPAPRLSFPSKRKSEWLLEGFDFEADFTEMPGLKEENEKKRNARACRKRKLFSLEALDRKRESINNISKSLQGHKEVASSSTKEKIHKCLICGRGFTSGRALGGHKSAHTRYRSIDATSRPQAFF